A region of Argentina anserina chromosome 5, drPotAnse1.1, whole genome shotgun sequence DNA encodes the following proteins:
- the LOC126794108 gene encoding cyclin-dependent kinase D-3: MGEVDSTKKVADRYLKREVLGEGTYGVVYKAIDTHTGQTVAIKKIRVGKQKEGVNVTALREIKLLKELKDPNIIELIDAFPHKGNLHLVFEFMETDLEAVIRNHNIVLSPADIKSYIQMTLKGLAVCHKKWVLHRDMKPNNLLIGSNGQLKLADFGLARVFGSPDRRFTHQVFARWYRAPELLFGTKQYGPGVDVWAAACIFAELLLRQPFLQGTSDIDQLGKIFAAFGTPTPSQWPDMVYLPDYVEYQYAPPSALRKRFAMASDDAFDLLSKMFTYDPKSRISVQQALEHRYFTSAPLPTDPDKLPRPAPKKESSNSKASDFNPNEGPTVLSPPRKSRRVMPERVSFEGNASQSDKVDDHFGDVRQVAGESTSRNEPMPMSVDFSIFGAKPPNRPTINSADRTHLKRKLELDFQHPE; this comes from the exons ATGGGTGAGGTCGATTCAACGAAGAAAGTTGCAGATAGATACCTCAAGCGCGAGGTCCTCGGTGAAGGTACCTATGGAGTCGTCTACAAAGCCATTGATACTCAT ACAGGGCAGACAGTTGCTATCAAGAAGATTCGGGTTGGGAAGCAGAAAGAAGGGGTGAATGTTACTGCGCTTAGAGAGATTAAATTGTTAAAGGAGCTGAAAGATCCGAATATTATTGAGTTGATTGACGCGTTCCCCCACAAAGGAAACCTGCATCTTGTGTTTGAGTTCATGGAGACGGACCTCGAAGCTGTTATACGGAACCATAATATTGTCTTGTCACCAGCTGACATAAAGTCGTATATTCAGATGACACTAAAAGGACTTGCTGTTTGTCACAAGAAATGGGTTTTGCACAG AGATATGAAGCCCAACAACTTGTTGATAGGATCTAATGGACAGCTTAAACTTGCAGACTTTGGTTTAGCGAGAGTATTTGGGAGTCCTGATCGCAGGTTCACTCATCAG GTCTTTGCTCGATGGTATAGAGCACCTGAGCTGTTATTTGGCACCAAACAATATGGACCTGGGGTGGATGTTTGGGCTGCAGCTTGTATATTCGCTGAGCTTCTCCTACGACAACCATTTCTGCAg GGAACAAGTGATATTGATCAACTAGGAAAGATTTTTGCGGCTTTTGGGACTCCAACACCTTCTCAATGGCCTGATATGGTATACCTTCCTGATTATGTGGAATACCAGTATGCTCCACCATCTGCTTTGCGTAAAAGGTTTGCAATGGCTAGTGATGATGCCTTCGATTTGCTATCAAAGATGTTTACTTATGACCCAAAATCCAGAATATCTGTGCAGCAGGCACTGGAGCACAG GTACTTCACATCTGCTCCACTACCTACAGATCCAGATAAACTTCCAAGGCCTGCTCCAAAGAAAGAGTCCAGCAATTCTAAGGCTTCAGATTTCAATCCAAATGAGGGTCCTACTGTTTTGTCCCCACCAAGAAAGTCGAGGAGAGTGATGCCAGAACGTGTGAGTTTTGAAGGAAATGCATCCCAATCGGataaggttgatgatcatttcGGGGATGTCCGACAGGTTGCTGGTGAAAGTACAAGCAGGAATGAACCAATGCCGATGTCAGTAGATTTTTCTATCTTTGGTGCCAAACCTCCGAATAGGCCTACAATAAACAG TGCTGACAGAACACACCTGAAAAGGAAACTAGAGCTTGACTTCCAACATCCTGAATAA